One stretch of Carassius gibelio isolate Cgi1373 ecotype wild population from Czech Republic chromosome B1, carGib1.2-hapl.c, whole genome shotgun sequence DNA includes these proteins:
- the LOC127949359 gene encoding dnaJ homolog subfamily A member 1, with the protein MVKETVFYDMLGVKPNASPEELKKAYRKLALKYHPDKNPTEGERFKQISQAYEVLSDAKKREVYDRGGEKAIKEGGNGGPSFGSPMDIFDMFFGGGGRMHRERRGKNVVHQLTVPLEELYNGATRKLAVQKNVICDKCEGRGGRKGVIEVCPLCHGVGVQVRLHHLAPGMVQQISTVCAGCQGQGQRLGHRDRCKTCAGRKILRQKKILEVHIDKGMKDGQKIVFHGEGDQEPGLEPGDIIIVLDQKAHPVFTRQGEDLIMNMELQLVESLCGFQKPINTLDNRTLLITSHPGELIRPGDKKCVQNEGMPLHRRPFEKGKLIILFSVVFPEENFLPLNKLKELERYLPEKQANNEPDSMDDDLYIYADLEDCDLTHERHHYHYIEEEDFYPSGGVQCQTS; encoded by the exons ATGGTGAAAGAGACAGTTTTTTATGATATGCTGGGTGTAAAGCCTAACGCCAGCCCTGAAGAGCTGAAGAAGGCTTATCGTAAACTGGCATTGAAATATCACCCAGATAAAAACCCAACAGAGGGGGAAAGG TTCAAACAGATCTCCCAAGCATACGAGGTTCTGTCAGATGCCAAGAAGAGAGAAGTGTATGACAGAGGGGGTGAGAAGGCGATTAAGGAGGGAGGAAATGGAGGGCCAAGTTTTGGCTCCCCCATGGACATTTTTGACATGTTCTTTGGAGGAGGGGGACGCATGCACAGGGAGAGGAGAG GAAAGAACGTGGTGCATCAGTTGACTGTACCTTTGGAGGAGCTTTATAATGGAGCAACCAGGAAACTTGCTGTCCAGAAGAATGTCATCTGTGACAAGTGTGAAG gTCGTGGGGGCCGTAAAGGAGTTATAGAAGTGTGTCCTTTGTGTCATGGGGTGGGTGTCCAGGTCAGGCTACATCACTTAGCCCCTGGCATGGTGCAGCAGATATCAACAGTCTGTGCCGGCTGTCAGGGCCAAGGTCAGCGACTGGGTCACCGTGACCGCTGCAAAACATGCGCTGGACGAAAGATACTACGGCAGAAAAAGATTCTTGAGGTGCACATCGATAAAG GTATGAAAGATGGACAGAAAATAGTGTTCCATGGGGAGGGCGACCAGGAGCCTGGCCTTGAACCTGGAGACATCATCATTGTCTTAGATCAGAAAGCACACCCGGTTTTCACCAG ACAAGGAGAGGATCTCATCATGAACATGGAGCTACAGTTGGTAGAGTCCTTATGTGGTTTTCAAAAACCTATTAATACACTGGACAACAGAACTCTACTCATCACATCCCATCCAG GGGAGTTGATCAGACCTGGAGATAAGAAGTGTGTTCAGAATGAGGGAATGCCTTTGCACCGTCGGCCATTTGAGAAAGGCAAACTCATCATCCTTTTCAGC GTTGTCTTCCCTGAAGAGAACTTCCTTCCATTAAACAAACTCAAGGAGTTAGAAAGGTACTTACCTGAAAAACAGGCTAATAATGAGCCTGACAGCATGGATGATGACCTCTATATCTACGCTGACCTTGAAGACTGTGATCTGACCCATGAACGCCACCATTACCACTATATAGAGGAGGAAGATTTTTACCCCTCTGGAGGTGTGCAGTGCCAAACCTCGTAG